The following coding sequences lie in one Corticium candelabrum chromosome 10, ooCorCand1.1, whole genome shotgun sequence genomic window:
- the LOC134185955 gene encoding uncharacterized protein LOC134185955 isoform X2, which yields MIITTFRFCTISDSLLTLEDTEHEADVSDDAYSPEFDHKTFTYPPDRYSHDRRKSQNSFWEAKLRSHKSTGHLNAKPSQNQLTSTSQNNESVVATKEKAATLSVSQRRKTLSDYGSPQTCSRQTDGGSTGSMPSMMAVGATDSLRLRLPVIDLSKSWSITGKQKLNQEKHLLTRKPTMSTSSLQYHNTETSDLWWKTGLRIEGFAITAEHRNHAQEQPLSIKRKFRKKSEESVIVVGVRPPDCSTAEPNGDKISLSSSVDGLAPAPAHQCAHVQKHTHSILGRRQISTGLMQRQSRSVGNLMDTNQRQNNTSVSSVTRRLHTVL from the exons ATGATTATTACAACATTCAGATTTTGT ACAATTTCTGATTCTCTTCTAACTCTTGAGGATACTGAGCATGAAGCCGATGTCTCCGACGATGCCTACTCTCCAGAATTTGACCACAAAACCTTCACCTATCCACCAGACAGATACAGTCACGACCGTCGTAAAAGCCAAAACTCATTCTGGGAAGCCAAACTCCGTAGCCATAAATCAACGGGCCATCTGAATGCAAAGCCAAGCCAAAATCAATTGACAAGCACATCGCAAAACAATGAATCAGTCGTTGCTACCAAAGAGAAAGCAGCAACATTGAGTGTAAGTCAAAGACGAAAAACACTTTCAGACTATGGATCACCTCAAAcatgcagcagacaaacagacggtgGCAGTACTGGTAGCATGCCCAGCATGATGGCTGTTGGAGCAACAGACAGTCTACGATTACGATTGCCTGTAATTGATTTGTCAAAAAGTTGGAGCATCACAGGCAAACAGAAGCTTAACCAAGAGAAACACTTGTTGACAAGGAAACCTACGATGTCAACGTCTTCACTGCAGTATCACAATACAGAGACATCGGATTTGTGGTGGAAAACAGGCCTTCGTATTGAAGGGTTTGCCATAACAGCCGAGCATCGGAATCATGCACAGGAACAGCCGTTGAGCATCAAAAGAAA GTTTCGCAAGAAGAGTGAAGAGTCAGTCATAGTTGTAGGTGTCAGACCACCTGATTGCTCAACAGCTGAACCAAATGGTGACAAAATCAGTTTGTCATCCAGTGTTGATGGTTTAGCACCTGCACCTGCACATCAGTGTGCACATGTACAAAAGCATACGCATTCCATATTAGGAAGAAGACAGATATCAACCGGGTTGATGCAAAGACAGTCGAGATCCGTTGGCAATCTCATGGACACCAACCAGAGACAGAACAATACATCAGTTTCTAGTGTAACAAGACGACTGCATACTGTACTGTAA
- the LOC134185931 gene encoding ceramide-1-phosphate transfer protein-like, with protein sequence MTSNGFSLSKVATAFACVRTEDGDLSLREYTQAYYELNKFFPLLGRLMGFVASDVTEKAEVLMEYVDSAGEPYRTIQSMIKHEVDNNLTIQKSKASGSRTLLRLHRALDFIIQFFENVVECKTNSLAGVAFQAYSNSLAQYHSWVVRKGVQMAVYMLPYRKDLIAKLGEEESDVVCEIKSLADLMKPIYEETQRLYTEYKLHELP encoded by the exons ATGACTTCCAACGGTTTCTCTCTCTCAAAG GTGGCGACCGCCTTTGCTTGCGTTCGAACAGAAGACGGAGATTTGTCATTAAGAGAATACACACAAGCCTATTATGAGCTCAACAAATTTTTCCCGCTACTCGGGAGG TTGATGGGATTTGTGGCGTCTGATGTGACGGAGAAGGCGGAAGTGTTGATGGAATACGTTGATAGTGCTG GAGAGCCGTACAGGACAATACAATCGATGATCAAG CATGAAGTTGATAATAACCTGACAATACAAAAATCCAAAGCATCCGGCTCCAGAACTTTGTTACGACTACATAGAGCATTAG ATTTCATCATTCAATTTTTTGAGAATGTAGTTGAGTGTAAGACTAACAGTCTTGCTGGCGTTGCATTTCAAGCGTACTCGAACTCGTTAGCTCAGTATCATTCGTGGGTTGTGAGGAAGGGAGTGCAGATGGCCGTCTACATGCTTCCGTACAGGAAAGACCTTATCGCAAAGTTGGGAGAGGAAGAGAGTGACGTGGTGTGTGAAATAAA ATCACTGGCAGACTTGATGAAGCCAATTTATGAAGAAACACAGAGGCTATACACCGAATACAAACTACACGAACTGCCATGA
- the LOC134185955 gene encoding uncharacterized protein LOC134185955 isoform X1 produces MASQETREKCLRWLQDVPPPQQCTRRAAVTISDSLLTLEDTEHEADVSDDAYSPEFDHKTFTYPPDRYSHDRRKSQNSFWEAKLRSHKSTGHLNAKPSQNQLTSTSQNNESVVATKEKAATLSVSQRRKTLSDYGSPQTCSRQTDGGSTGSMPSMMAVGATDSLRLRLPVIDLSKSWSITGKQKLNQEKHLLTRKPTMSTSSLQYHNTETSDLWWKTGLRIEGFAITAEHRNHAQEQPLSIKRKFRKKSEESVIVVGVRPPDCSTAEPNGDKISLSSSVDGLAPAPAHQCAHVQKHTHSILGRRQISTGLMQRQSRSVGNLMDTNQRQNNTSVSSVTRRLHTVL; encoded by the exons ATGGCATCACAAGAGACAAGAGAGAAATGCCTCCGCTGGCTGCAGGACGTCCCACCTCCACAACAATGCACAAGGCGTGCAGCCGTG ACAATTTCTGATTCTCTTCTAACTCTTGAGGATACTGAGCATGAAGCCGATGTCTCCGACGATGCCTACTCTCCAGAATTTGACCACAAAACCTTCACCTATCCACCAGACAGATACAGTCACGACCGTCGTAAAAGCCAAAACTCATTCTGGGAAGCCAAACTCCGTAGCCATAAATCAACGGGCCATCTGAATGCAAAGCCAAGCCAAAATCAATTGACAAGCACATCGCAAAACAATGAATCAGTCGTTGCTACCAAAGAGAAAGCAGCAACATTGAGTGTAAGTCAAAGACGAAAAACACTTTCAGACTATGGATCACCTCAAAcatgcagcagacaaacagacggtgGCAGTACTGGTAGCATGCCCAGCATGATGGCTGTTGGAGCAACAGACAGTCTACGATTACGATTGCCTGTAATTGATTTGTCAAAAAGTTGGAGCATCACAGGCAAACAGAAGCTTAACCAAGAGAAACACTTGTTGACAAGGAAACCTACGATGTCAACGTCTTCACTGCAGTATCACAATACAGAGACATCGGATTTGTGGTGGAAAACAGGCCTTCGTATTGAAGGGTTTGCCATAACAGCCGAGCATCGGAATCATGCACAGGAACAGCCGTTGAGCATCAAAAGAAA GTTTCGCAAGAAGAGTGAAGAGTCAGTCATAGTTGTAGGTGTCAGACCACCTGATTGCTCAACAGCTGAACCAAATGGTGACAAAATCAGTTTGTCATCCAGTGTTGATGGTTTAGCACCTGCACCTGCACATCAGTGTGCACATGTACAAAAGCATACGCATTCCATATTAGGAAGAAGACAGATATCAACCGGGTTGATGCAAAGACAGTCGAGATCCGTTGGCAATCTCATGGACACCAACCAGAGACAGAACAATACATCAGTTTCTAGTGTAACAAGACGACTGCATACTGTACTGTAA